A portion of the Mytilus galloprovincialis chromosome 12, xbMytGall1.hap1.1, whole genome shotgun sequence genome contains these proteins:
- the LOC143054758 gene encoding sodium/potassium-transporting ATPase subunit beta-1-interacting protein 3-like isoform X6, producing the protein MKYKQLSIVAMAFQGKCANTAMYTAMMVVILLQFLSTLERQVFDFLGYMWAPIIANFFQLICVIIGGFGTYQFRSKFITLYSTWSLIWLGWNVFVICLYLEVGVLSRNKDLYILNIGTKNKSWWLEHGIGCRITNTSWLDSSPTDSSRPIPPEDVVEGCLLDYYYVEVIHAGVQVLLALIGFVISCVNAYIFVEEEESYKMMKMVSLPVYRSKSFKC; encoded by the exons ATGAAATACAAACAATTAAGCATAGTAGCCATGGCGTTTCAAGGGAAATGTGCCAATACGGCTATGTATACGGCCATGATGGTCGTAATTCTCTTGCAATTT TTAAGTACATTGGAAAGACAAGTATTTGATTTCTTGGGATACATGTGGGCACCCATCATTGCCAACTTCTTTCAACTTATCTGTGTTATCATTGGTGGATTTGGTACTTACCAGTTCAGGTCAAAGTTCATCACATTG TACTCCACATGGTCATTGATATGGCTGGGATGGAACGTTTTTGTCATATGTCTATATTTAGAAGTTGGGGTTCTTAGTAGa AACAAAGATCTGTACATACTAAACATTGGCACTAAGAACAAAAGCTGGTGGCTAGAACATGGTATTGGTTGTCGGATAACTAACACTTCCTGGTTGGATAGTTCACCGACAGATTCCAGCCGACCAATTCCACCAGAAGATGTGGTTGAAGGGTGTCTGTTGGATTATTACTATGTAGAAGTCATACATGCAGGTGTACAGGTTTTGTTAGCT ttaATTGGTTTTGTGATTTCGTGTGTGAATGCATACATATTCGTAGAAGAGGAGGAAAGTT
- the LOC143054759 gene encoding uncharacterized protein LOC143054759, translating into MSKTGKKSVYTNSSKKHSQVKNGSTKTDGKNAQKPKKSGVCCKMFTFLFFAVMVAGVAVLYSNDEYRDKSLQFVEVVKRSVLEQYEQHVKPLIDSQMSPEQQKQNEKGSRGGGKEAFGENEKELELEKKKKDEEKKKHVEEKKRIEELNRKLEADRKKKEEESKRKEQEKKKQEEEKKRKEELRKQEEEKKKHAAEKKRIEELNRKLEADRKREEEEKRQQQAEKKRKEEEQKKEEEKKRKEELRKQEEEKKKHAAEKKRIEELNRKLEADRKREEETKKKQDEEKKKHEKEKKRIEELNRKLEADRKREEEEKRQQEAEKKRKEEEQKKEEERKRKQDEEKKRIEELNRKLEADRKREEEEKRQQEAEKKRKEEEQKKEEERKRKQDEEKKRIEELNRKLEADRKREEEEKRQQEAEKKRKEEEQKNEEERKRKQDEEKKKHEIEKKRIEELNRKLEADRKREEEEKRQQEEEKKRKEEEQKNEEERKRKQDEEKKKHKEEKKRIEELNRKLEADRKREEEKIKQEEQKRKQEEEQKRKEEERKKKEDEIRKQEEDKIRKEQEKKRLEEEKRKNEEERKRKEEEKRRMEEEKRRLEDEKNKKEEANKKKLEEERERIEEEKRKQVEERKRKNEDEKRMKEEENKSKELLRMKEQENERINQEVQKQQQKEEEKKLQKEKENTSYEFNSLSNPADFAIRNLLDNAENSLYILSDEEVLKMCEEILKTYPKSPRANYLKADILIKMAEEKQSNSILEQGIAQYQKVLDLPDVPYALLVDAGTKLAEKQIFRGWNGKATKTWRFLSDKYPNDVKLKNKLGVSYLMANQNEEARKTFEKVLEMDHGDGLAKVHLGFIIKTIDNDPEKALPFLIEGVASEAEGTKDGRFYFHLGDAFQRLNLLKDAYKVYKAGAENGLFLSSIQRSLYNVNTLTGRPWWTAEETGYTEDLKLFEENWKIIRDEGMAQLDAKTGGFTPESENLREKGEWKQFVLYQRGQKNKKNCEKAPKTCELIDRMEAVKTNKRGQVKFSVIHPGTHIWPHCGPTNCRLRAHLGLKVPTGINIRVGQEKRTWKEGKFIIFDDSFEHEVWHNGNELRLVLIVDFWHPDLTEQQKKTLSPI; encoded by the exons atgtcaaaaactggAAAGAAGTCTGTGTATACAAATAGTTCAAAGAAACACAGTCAAGTTAAAAACG gaaGCACAAAGACCGATGGAAAAAATGCACAGAAACCAAAAAAAAGTGGGGTATGCTGTAAAATGTTTACATTCCTGTTTTTTGCCGTAATGGTTGCTGGTGTTGCCGTCTTGTATAGCAATGATGAATACAGAGACAAAAGCTTACAGTTTG TTGAGGTTGTAAAGAGAAGTGTGTTAGAACAGTATGAACAGCACGTTAAACCTTTGATTGATAGCCAAATGTCACctgaacaacaaaaacaaaatgaaaagggTTCACGAGGCGGAGGGAAAGAGGCATTTGGCGAAAATGAAAAAGAGTTGGAGTTAGAGAAAAAGAAAAAGGATGAGGAAAAGAAAAAACATGTagaggaaaaaaaaagaattgaagaaTTAAATAGAAAACTGGAGGCAGATAGGAAAAAAAAGGAGGAAGAAAGTAAAAGGAAagaacaagaaaaaaagaaacaggaGGAAGAAAAGAAAAGGAAGGAAGAACTGAGGAAACAGGAAGAGGAAAAGAAAAAACATGCAGCAGAAAAGAAAAGAATTGAAGAGTTAAATAGAAAACTGGAGGCAGATAGGAAAAGAGAGGAAGAAGAAAAACGACAACAGCAAGCGGAGAAAAAAAGAAAGGAGGAAGAGCAGAAAAAGGAGGAAGAAAAGAAAAGGAAGGAAGAACTGAGGAAACAGGAAGAGGAAAAGAAAAAACATGCAGCAGAAAAGAAAAGAATTGAAGAGTTAAATAGAAAACTGGAGGCAGATAGGAAAAGAGAagaagaaacaaaaaagaaacaggaTGAGGAAAAGAAAAAAcatgaaaaggaaaagaaaagaatTGAAGAACTCAATAGAAAATTGGAGGCAGATAGGAAAagagaggaagaagaaaaaagacaACAGGAAGCGGAGAAAAAAAGAAAGGAGGAAGAGcagaaaaaagaagaagaaagaaaGAGGAAACAGGATGAGGAAAAGAAAAGAATtgaagaactaaatagaaaactGGAGGCAGATAGGAAAagagaggaagaagaaaaaagacaACAGGAAGCAGAGAAAAAAAGAAAGGAGGAAGAgcagaaaaaggaagaagaaagaaAGAGGAAACAGGACGAGGAAAAGAAAAGAATtgaagaactaaatagaaaactGGAGGCAGATAGGAAAagagaggaagaagaaaaaagacaACAGGAAGCAGAGAAAAAAAGAAAGGAGGAAGAGCAGAAAAATGAAGAAGAAAGAAAAAGGAAACAGGATGAGGAAAAGAAAAAACatgaaatagaaaagaaaagaattgAAGAGTTAAATAGAAAACTAGAAGCAGATAGGAAAAGAGAGGAGGAAGAAAAAAGACAACAGGAAGaggagaaaaaaagaaaagaggaaGAGCAGAAAAATGAAGAAGAAAGAAAGAGGAAACAGGATGAGGAAAAGAAAAAACATAAGGAGGAAAAGAAAAGAATTGAAGAGTTAAATAGAAAACTGGAGGCAGATAGGAAAAGAGAGGAAGAGAAGATAAAACAAGAAGAACAAAAGAGAAAACAGGAGGAAGAACAAAAGAGAAAGGAAGAAGAAAGGAAAAAGAAAGAAGATGAAATCAGAAAACAAGAAGAGGATAAAATAAGAAAggaacaagaaaagaaaagattaGAGGAGGAAAAGAGGAAAAATGAAGAGGAAAGAAAAAGAAAGGAGGAAGAAAAAAGAAGAatggaagaagaaaaaagaagactGGAGGATGAAAAGAATAAGAAAGAAGAAGCAAACAAAAAGAAATTAGAAGAAGAAAGAGAAAGAATTGAAGAGGAAAAGAGAAAGCAAGTAGAGGAAAGAAAACGAAAAAATGAGGATGAAAAGAGGATGAAAGAAGAAGAGAACAAATCAAAGGAATTACTAAGAATGAAGGAACAGGAAAATGAAAGAATCAACCAAGAGGTACAAAAACAGCAACAGAAGGAAGAAGAAAAGAAACTccaaaaggaaaaagaaaatacaTCATATGAATTCAACTCTTTATCAAACCCTGCTGATTTTGCCATTAGAAATCTTCTGGATAATGCAGAAAACTCCTTATACATA TTAAGTGATGaagaagttttaaaaatgtgtgagGAGATTCTAAAAACGTATCCGAAGAGTCCGCGAGCAAATTATTTGAAGGCAGACATACTGATTAAAATGGCAGAAGAGAAGCAGAGTAATTCAATTCTAGAGCAAGGTATAGCACAATACCAAAAAGTCTTGGACCTTCCAGATGTTCCTTATGCTTTGTTGGTAGATGCTGGAACAAAGCTTGCTGAAAAACAAATTTTTAGAG GTTGGAATGGAAAGGCAACAAAGACCTGGAGATTTTTATCTGACAAATATCCAAATGATGTTAAATTAAAGAATAAGTTAGGTGTCAGCTATTTAATGGCTAATCAGAATGAAGAAGCTAGAAAAACATTCGAAAAG GTTTTAGAGATGGACCATGGAGATGGATTGGCCAAAGTTCATCTTGGATTTATTATCAAAACAATCGACAATGATCCTGAGAAGGCTCTACCATTTTTGATTGAAGGGGTAGCAAGTGAAGCTGAAGGCACAAAAGATGGAAGATTCTATTTTCATCTAGGGGATGCATTCCAAAGACTGAATCTACTCAAAGAT GCTTATAAAGTATACAAAGCAGGAGCTGAGAATGGGTTGTTCCTGTCCTCTATACAGAGGTCACTGTATAATGTAAACACACTTACTGGTAGGCCCTGGTGGACTGCTGAAGAAACAGGATACACAGAGGATTTAAag CTTTTTGAAGAAAATTGGAAAATCATCAGAGATGAAGGAATGGCCCAGCTTGATGCAAAAACAGGAGGATTCACACCAGAATCAGAAAATCTTAGAGAAAAAGGAGAATGGAAACAGTTTGTTCTTTATCAGAGAG gacagaaaaataagaaaaattgtgaaaaagcACCAAAGACTTGTGAGTTGATAGACAGAATGGAAGCAGTAAAGACAAATAAGCGAGGGCAG GTAAAATTTTCTGTTATCCACCCAGGAACacatatatggcctcattgtggTCCTACGAATTGTAGATTAAGGGCACATCTAGGACTGAAAGTTCCTACCGGAATTAACATCAGGGTCGGCCAGGAGAAAAG AACCTGGAAAGAAGGAAAGTTTATCATATTTGATGACTCATTTGAACATGAAGTTTGGCATAATGGAAACGAGTTAAGATTGGTGTTAATAGTTGACTTTTGGCATCCTGACTTGACAGAGCAACAGAAAAAGACATTGTCACCTATTTAA